One part of the Trueperaceae bacterium genome encodes these proteins:
- a CDS encoding response regulator: protein MSDAELLRRLLATFSAEAEERLAAMSAGLSALAAGDRDAVESLFREAHNLKGAARAVNMTGFEAVCQALESVLSDVKRDRLAVTAELTALLQQSVDELTAMLAAGDTDTQAVERLVGRLEGAVTGAWVEPAVGAVDAAHALVPLAPEPSAPAAASEARRGGASRTTQGSVRVSTAKLDEVLSDVEALMEPRLEAERLAAQLGEAVAAAVAADEERARARAVLRDLERRLPPDGEGLAAALRRAAALLEPPRGRDRLGARLAQLAHAAEDHARTLRRLGTSLYADVRELQAVAFSTVLQPLARTVREMARARGKDVRLALEGADIRVDRGVLEAVRDPLLHLLRNAVDHGIEAPEVRAAAGKPRQGTVRVGVAPRDGATVEVVVADDGAGIDLDALRRAAADLLGVADRADLTERDLIELAFRSGVTTSPVITDLSGRGLGLAIVRERVEQVGGRVEVETRAGRGTEFRLTLPLVLATFRGVVVRLGEDAFVVPSAGVDRVLRVRPDDLHGAGDRRTVEVDGAQVGWARLDQLLGLPATEAAGAEWSVAVVVAGPPRVALEVDEVIEEREVVVKPLGPQLRRVRHLAGATVLPDGRVAPVLNVPDVLQALSTAVRATGRPERAGRDDADGAPRRVLVVEDSITSRSLFKGILEAAGYRVTTAVDGIDAFLKLEAEPIDLIVTDVDMPRLNGLELTARVRADKRFAELPVILITSLGSPLDVERGVEAGANAYIVKSEFDQRGMLDTVRRLIG from the coding sequence ATGAGCGACGCGGAGCTACTGAGGCGCCTCCTGGCGACCTTCTCCGCCGAGGCGGAGGAGAGGCTCGCCGCGATGTCAGCCGGCCTGTCGGCCCTGGCGGCCGGGGACCGCGATGCCGTCGAGTCCCTGTTCAGGGAGGCCCACAACCTCAAGGGCGCCGCGCGCGCCGTGAACATGACCGGCTTCGAGGCGGTCTGCCAGGCGCTCGAGAGCGTCCTCTCCGACGTCAAGCGCGACCGCCTGGCCGTCACGGCGGAGCTGACCGCCCTGCTGCAGCAGTCCGTCGACGAGCTGACGGCGATGCTCGCGGCCGGCGACACGGACACGCAGGCGGTCGAGCGCCTCGTGGGACGCCTCGAGGGAGCCGTCACGGGCGCCTGGGTCGAGCCCGCGGTCGGCGCCGTCGACGCGGCGCACGCCCTCGTGCCGCTCGCGCCCGAGCCGAGCGCGCCGGCGGCGGCGAGCGAGGCGCGGCGGGGCGGCGCGTCGCGCACGACCCAGGGCTCGGTGCGGGTCTCCACCGCGAAGCTCGACGAGGTGCTGTCGGACGTCGAGGCCCTCATGGAGCCCCGCCTGGAGGCCGAGCGCCTGGCCGCCCAGCTGGGGGAGGCGGTAGCTGCGGCCGTCGCCGCGGACGAGGAGCGGGCGCGGGCGCGCGCCGTGCTCCGCGACCTCGAGCGCCGGCTGCCCCCGGACGGCGAGGGCCTGGCGGCAGCGCTGCGCCGGGCCGCGGCGCTCCTCGAGCCGCCGCGCGGACGCGACCGGCTGGGTGCGCGGCTGGCGCAGCTCGCGCACGCGGCCGAGGACCACGCCCGCACCCTCCGCCGGCTCGGCACCAGCCTCTACGCCGACGTCAGGGAGCTCCAGGCCGTCGCCTTCTCGACCGTCCTCCAGCCGCTGGCGCGCACGGTCCGCGAGATGGCCCGCGCCCGGGGCAAGGACGTGAGGCTGGCGTTGGAGGGGGCGGACATCAGGGTCGACCGCGGGGTCCTCGAGGCGGTTAGGGACCCCCTGCTGCACCTGCTGCGCAACGCCGTCGACCACGGCATCGAGGCGCCCGAGGTCCGCGCCGCCGCCGGCAAGCCGCGGCAGGGCACGGTCCGCGTCGGCGTGGCGCCCAGGGACGGCGCGACGGTCGAGGTCGTCGTCGCCGACGACGGCGCCGGCATCGACCTGGACGCGCTGCGCCGGGCCGCCGCCGACCTCCTGGGCGTAGCTGACCGGGCCGACCTCACGGAGCGCGACCTCATCGAGCTCGCCTTCCGCTCCGGCGTCACGACCAGCCCGGTCATCACCGACCTCTCGGGCCGCGGCCTGGGGCTCGCGATCGTCCGCGAGCGCGTCGAGCAGGTAGGGGGGCGCGTGGAGGTCGAGACGAGGGCCGGCCGGGGCACGGAGTTCAGGCTCACGCTGCCGCTGGTGCTCGCCACGTTCAGGGGCGTGGTGGTCCGCCTCGGCGAGGACGCGTTCGTGGTCCCGTCCGCCGGCGTGGACCGGGTCCTGAGGGTGCGCCCCGACGACCTGCACGGCGCCGGCGACCGCCGGACCGTCGAGGTTGACGGCGCGCAGGTCGGCTGGGCGAGGCTCGACCAGCTGCTCGGCCTGCCGGCGACCGAGGCGGCGGGGGCGGAGTGGTCCGTCGCCGTCGTGGTCGCTGGTCCGCCGCGGGTGGCGCTCGAGGTCGACGAGGTCATCGAAGAGCGCGAGGTGGTCGTGAAGCCCCTGGGCCCGCAGCTGAGGCGCGTCAGGCACCTCGCCGGTGCCACCGTCCTGCCCGACGGTCGGGTGGCTCCGGTCCTGAACGTCCCGGACGTCCTCCAGGCGCTGAGCACGGCCGTCAGGGCGACCGGCCGGCCGGAGCGCGCGGGCCGGGACGACGCCGACGGGGCGCCCCGGCGCGTGCTCGTGGTCGAGGACTCGATCACCTCGCGCTCGCTGTTCAAGGGGATACTGGAGGCCGCCGGGTACAGGGTCACCACGGCCGTCGACGGGATCGACGCGTTCCTGAAGCTGGAAGCGGAGCCGATAGACCTGATCGTCACCGACGTCGACATGCCGAGGCTCAACGGCCTCGAGCTCACCGCCCGCGTCCGCGCCGACAAGCGCTTCGCCGAGCTGCCCGTCATCCTCATCACGAGCCTGGGCTCCCCGCTCGACGTCGAGCGGGGCGTCGAGGCCGGCGCGAACGCGTACATCGTCAAGAGCGAGTTCGACCAGCGCGGCATGCTCGACACGGTGCGGCGGCTGATCGGATGA
- the cheB gene encoding chemotaxis-specific protein-glutamate methyltransferase CheB, whose amino-acid sequence MNGRLRVLVVEDSPVARELLVHVLGADPRLTVVGTAADGEQAVDAVRRLRPDVVTMDLHMPRMNGVQATKRIMETQPTPIVVVSGSVEPVEVATAMAAIEAGALVAVPRPPGPGHPDHRASAESLRRTVRLMAEVKPVRRWPEERRSRAAARAAGPAGALARGARVRAVGIGASTGGPPALRTVLAALGSGLPVPVLVVQHMSPGFIEGLARWLEDATGLPVRVASDGDRLVAGHVYLAPDEREMGVTPEGRVALTSSAARPGLRPSVGHLFRSLRDVYGAGVVGVLLTGMGRDGAAELRELREAGAVTIAQDQASSVVHGMPGEAIRLDGASHVLPLEEIGPAVRRLATATGPGRQG is encoded by the coding sequence ATGAACGGGCGGCTCAGGGTGCTGGTGGTCGAGGACTCGCCGGTGGCGCGCGAGCTGCTCGTGCACGTGCTGGGCGCGGACCCGCGGCTCACGGTCGTGGGCACCGCCGCCGACGGCGAGCAGGCCGTGGACGCCGTGCGCCGCCTGCGGCCCGACGTCGTCACGATGGACCTGCACATGCCGCGGATGAACGGCGTGCAGGCGACGAAGCGGATCATGGAGACGCAGCCCACCCCGATCGTCGTCGTGAGCGGGAGCGTGGAGCCGGTGGAGGTGGCCACGGCGATGGCCGCGATCGAGGCCGGCGCCCTCGTCGCCGTGCCCCGCCCGCCGGGCCCCGGTCACCCGGACCACCGCGCCTCGGCCGAGTCGCTCCGCAGGACCGTGAGGCTGATGGCGGAGGTCAAGCCGGTGCGTCGCTGGCCGGAGGAGCGCAGGTCCCGCGCGGCCGCTCGCGCCGCCGGCCCGGCGGGCGCCCTCGCCAGGGGAGCGCGCGTGCGCGCGGTGGGCATCGGTGCGTCGACTGGCGGCCCGCCGGCGCTGCGCACCGTCCTCGCCGCGCTGGGCTCGGGGCTCCCCGTGCCGGTCCTCGTCGTGCAGCACATGTCGCCCGGGTTCATCGAGGGGCTCGCCAGGTGGCTGGAGGACGCGACCGGCCTGCCGGTCCGCGTCGCGTCCGACGGCGACAGGCTCGTCGCCGGGCACGTCTACCTCGCCCCCGACGAGCGGGAGATGGGCGTGACCCCGGAGGGTCGCGTCGCCCTCACGTCGAGCGCGGCGCGCCCGGGCCTCAGGCCCTCTGTGGGCCACCTGTTCCGCTCGCTGAGGGACGTGTACGGGGCCGGGGTCGTGGGCGTGCTGCTCACGGGCATGGGCAGGGACGGCGCCGCGGAGCTCAGGGAGCTGAGGGAGGCGGGCGCCGTCACCATCGCGCAGGACCAGGCGTCGTCGGTGGTCCACGGGATGCCGGGGGAGGCGATCCGCCTCGATGGGGCCAGCCACGTGCTGCCACTCGAGGAGATCGGGCCGGCCGTGAGGCGCCTCGCGACGGCGACGGGACCGGGAAGGCAGGGGTAG
- a CDS encoding EAL domain-containing protein yields MASGGPGGRLILVAEDSRTEAEGLRVLLEQEGYEVVWAADGRQALELARKRRPDVIISDIVMPELDGYGLCRSVKDDPRLSDVPVMLVTTLSEPSDVIKGLEAGADHFIRKPYRARYLLSRLNYLMANRALREDQRMQMGLELRLGGKTHFISAQRQQILDLLISTFEQAVDLNAELVRKQREVTQANLVLARLYGLARALNQAASTSEVVEVARRRLSEMPGVAAVDVAVRGGEGDAPDAGAGGPASAAGVPIRLPLVSRGQEVASISLTWTGGELDPATRARLAALADQVAVALDRATLYEGLERLVDERTAALTAEVEERQRQEARVARLNRYYSVLSQINTTIVRVRTRRELFERACATAVEKGGFAFAWIGTYAADGGALVPEASAGGDDRFRSLIDLGAAEPAGTGFAPGTEREVEPLVWDDTGAGRPEVPWSDAALALGCRSAVVLPLRSESRLVGAFTLFAAETGVFDDREMGLLTEIAADVSFALDYIRNEEKIRELAYFDSVSGLPNAAYLAEWLGSAHDPSEPGHHPPRTAPAGVVVVGLDRFQAINYSLGKDVGDELLRAVGERMREVAPFGAVVARLRGDKFALAVRGGDADAADAYARRLIAALSLPFTVGQHEDLFVGASAGVAVCGEADAGAEELVQRAEIAMYRARQDRPGGYLKHSAAMSAEAEERLELENALRNAVAARELTLHYQPVVDLATRRLDAVEALVRWERPGVGPVSPARFIPLAEETGIITALGAWVIEAASAQARAWSEDGRTPPRVAINLSARQFHQPDLYEQVMETIARTGVDPRLLTFEITESHLMHDVEASRTVMARLVEKGLRFSLDDFGTGYSSLAYISGLPITSLKIDRSFVRDLGAGTKQRAIVEAMISMAKSLGLKVIAEGVETREQLEFLEALGCDAVQGYYFARPLPAADLDRYREGRLGPAAV; encoded by the coding sequence ATGGCAAGCGGAGGACCGGGGGGCCGCCTGATCCTCGTGGCCGAGGACAGCCGCACCGAGGCGGAGGGCCTGCGCGTCCTGCTCGAGCAGGAGGGCTACGAGGTGGTGTGGGCGGCCGACGGGCGTCAGGCGCTGGAACTGGCGCGGAAACGCCGCCCCGACGTGATCATCAGCGACATCGTCATGCCCGAGCTGGACGGCTACGGGCTGTGCCGGTCCGTGAAGGACGACCCCCGGCTCTCCGACGTGCCCGTCATGCTGGTCACCACGCTGTCCGAGCCCTCCGACGTGATCAAGGGCCTCGAGGCCGGCGCCGACCACTTCATCCGCAAGCCGTACCGCGCCCGCTACCTCCTGTCGCGGCTCAACTACCTGATGGCCAACAGGGCGCTCCGCGAGGACCAGCGCATGCAGATGGGCCTCGAGCTGCGCCTGGGGGGCAAGACGCACTTCATAAGCGCTCAGCGCCAGCAGATCCTCGACCTGCTGATCTCGACGTTCGAGCAGGCGGTGGACCTCAACGCCGAGCTGGTGCGCAAGCAGCGCGAGGTGACGCAGGCGAACCTCGTGCTCGCCCGCCTCTACGGCCTGGCCAGGGCCCTGAACCAGGCCGCCTCGACCTCGGAGGTCGTGGAGGTCGCGCGGCGACGGCTGTCCGAGATGCCGGGCGTCGCGGCGGTCGACGTGGCCGTGAGGGGCGGCGAAGGCGACGCGCCGGACGCCGGCGCCGGGGGACCGGCGTCCGCCGCGGGCGTGCCCATCAGGCTGCCGCTGGTGTCGCGCGGGCAGGAGGTCGCGTCGATCTCGCTGACGTGGACGGGCGGGGAGCTCGACCCGGCCACGCGCGCTCGCCTCGCCGCCCTGGCCGACCAGGTGGCGGTGGCTCTCGACCGCGCGACGCTCTACGAGGGGCTCGAGAGGCTGGTGGACGAGCGCACGGCGGCGCTCACGGCCGAGGTCGAGGAGCGCCAGAGGCAGGAGGCCAGGGTCGCCAGGCTGAACCGGTACTACTCCGTCCTCAGCCAGATCAACACGACGATCGTGAGGGTGCGGACCCGGCGCGAGCTCTTCGAGCGCGCGTGCGCCACCGCGGTCGAGAAGGGCGGCTTCGCCTTCGCGTGGATCGGCACGTACGCGGCCGACGGCGGCGCGCTGGTGCCGGAGGCCAGCGCGGGCGGCGACGACCGCTTCCGAAGCCTCATCGACCTGGGCGCGGCGGAGCCGGCGGGCACGGGCTTCGCGCCGGGCACCGAGCGCGAGGTCGAGCCGCTGGTATGGGACGACACCGGCGCGGGTCGCCCCGAGGTGCCGTGGTCCGACGCCGCCCTCGCGCTGGGGTGCCGCTCCGCGGTGGTCCTGCCGCTGCGCTCGGAGTCCCGCCTGGTGGGCGCCTTCACGCTGTTCGCCGCCGAGACCGGCGTGTTCGACGACAGGGAGATGGGCCTGCTGACGGAGATCGCGGCCGACGTCTCCTTCGCGCTCGACTACATCAGGAACGAGGAGAAGATCCGCGAGCTCGCCTACTTCGACAGCGTCTCGGGGCTGCCGAACGCCGCCTACCTCGCGGAGTGGCTCGGGTCGGCCCACGACCCCTCCGAGCCGGGCCACCACCCCCCGCGGACAGCGCCGGCCGGCGTGGTCGTCGTGGGCCTCGACCGCTTCCAGGCCATCAACTACAGCCTCGGCAAGGACGTGGGCGACGAGCTGCTGCGCGCCGTGGGCGAGCGCATGCGCGAGGTGGCTCCCTTCGGGGCGGTCGTCGCCCGGCTGCGGGGGGACAAGTTCGCCCTGGCGGTGCGGGGCGGCGACGCCGACGCCGCCGACGCCTACGCGCGCCGCCTGATCGCCGCGCTGTCGCTCCCGTTCACGGTGGGTCAGCACGAGGACCTGTTCGTGGGCGCGAGCGCCGGGGTCGCCGTCTGCGGCGAGGCCGACGCCGGCGCCGAGGAGCTCGTGCAGCGCGCGGAGATCGCGATGTACCGCGCCAGGCAGGACCGCCCCGGCGGCTACCTGAAGCACTCGGCCGCGATGAGCGCCGAGGCCGAGGAGCGCCTCGAGCTGGAGAACGCCCTGCGCAACGCCGTGGCGGCGCGCGAGCTGACGCTGCACTACCAGCCCGTCGTCGACCTCGCCACGAGGCGCCTCGACGCCGTCGAGGCGCTCGTCAGGTGGGAGCGGCCCGGCGTCGGCCCGGTGTCGCCGGCGAGGTTCATCCCGCTGGCCGAGGAGACGGGCATCATCACGGCCCTGGGGGCGTGGGTGATCGAGGCGGCCAGCGCCCAGGCGAGGGCCTGGAGCGAGGACGGCCGCACCCCGCCCCGCGTGGCCATCAACCTCTCCGCCCGCCAGTTCCACCAGCCGGACCTCTACGAGCAGGTCATGGAGACCATCGCACGCACCGGCGTCGACCCGCGCCTGCTGACGTTCGAGATCACCGAGAGCCACCTCATGCACGACGTGGAGGCGTCGCGCACCGTGATGGCCCGGCTCGTCGAGAAGGGGCTGCGGTTCTCGCTCGACGACTTCGGCACCGGCTACTCGAGCCTCGCCTACATCTCGGGGCTCCCGATCACCAGCCTGAAGATCGACCGCTCCTTCGTGCGGGACCTCGGCGCCGGCACCAAGCAGCGAGCGATCGTGGAGGCGATGATCTCGATGGCCAAGAGCCTCGGCCTCAAGGTCATAGCGGAGGGCGTGGAGACGAGGGAGCAGCTCGAGTTCCTCGAGGCGCTCGGCTGCGACGCCGTGCAGGGCTACTACTTCGCGCGTCCGCTGCCGGCAGCGGACCTCGATCGCTACCGCGAGGGCCGGCTCGGCCCCGCGGCGGTCTGA
- a CDS encoding amidohydrolase/deacetylase family metallohydrolase encodes MTTRAYDLVLHGGRVPGPDGAWRRADVGVAGGVIAAVEDRIDPALAPRSADLAGALALPGLVDLHVHAYPGATYWGIDVDEVSLRSGVTTVVDAGSAGPYTFAGLAPRLRAARVRALAFLNVAAGGLAAPSGELLSPAALDVEAAVRVAREHPDLVVGFKLRASPNTVGPNAAAALAAVRRAADETGLKVMVHVSEAPPDLATVLDHLRAGDVLTHCFTPYDNCVVGEDGRPRPEAVAAVERGVVLDVGHGSGSFSFPAAEAWARSGLPPAVISTDLHRRSVLGPAFDMTTVMAKALAAGETLERVLRAVTALPSGVLRGATGRSQPPGVSGALDVGAPADIAVLRLEDRPLRVWDSRGIERVAERRFACLLTVRSGEVAFASPEVRLVGA; translated from the coding sequence GTGACGACCCGCGCCTACGACCTCGTCCTGCACGGGGGCCGCGTGCCGGGGCCGGACGGCGCGTGGCGACGCGCCGACGTGGGCGTCGCGGGCGGGGTGATCGCCGCCGTGGAGGACCGCATCGACCCGGCGCTGGCGCCGCGGTCCGCCGACCTGGCGGGCGCGCTGGCGCTGCCCGGCCTGGTGGACCTGCACGTGCACGCCTACCCCGGCGCCACCTACTGGGGCATCGACGTCGACGAGGTCAGCCTGCGGAGCGGCGTCACGACCGTCGTGGACGCCGGCAGCGCCGGGCCGTACACGTTCGCCGGCCTGGCCCCGCGGCTGCGCGCCGCCCGGGTCAGGGCGCTCGCGTTCCTGAACGTCGCCGCCGGCGGGCTGGCCGCTCCATCCGGCGAGCTGCTGTCGCCAGCGGCCCTCGACGTCGAGGCCGCCGTGCGCGTGGCGCGCGAGCACCCCGACCTCGTCGTGGGCTTCAAGCTGCGGGCCTCGCCGAACACGGTCGGCCCCAACGCCGCCGCGGCGCTGGCCGCCGTCCGCCGCGCCGCCGACGAGACCGGCCTCAAGGTCATGGTCCACGTGAGCGAGGCGCCGCCCGACCTGGCCACCGTGCTCGACCACCTGCGCGCCGGCGACGTCCTCACCCACTGCTTCACCCCCTACGACAACTGCGTGGTCGGCGAGGACGGGCGCCCGCGCCCCGAGGCCGTCGCGGCGGTCGAGCGGGGCGTCGTGCTGGACGTGGGGCACGGCAGCGGCAGCTTCTCGTTCCCGGCCGCCGAGGCGTGGGCGCGCTCCGGCCTCCCGCCGGCCGTCATCAGCACCGACCTGCACCGGCGGTCCGTGCTGGGGCCGGCCTTCGACATGACCACCGTGATGGCGAAGGCGCTCGCCGCGGGCGAGACGCTCGAGCGGGTCCTGCGCGCGGTCACCGCGCTGCCGTCCGGCGTGCTGCGGGGAGCCACGGGGCGCTCGCAGCCTCCCGGGGTCTCGGGCGCTCTAGACGTGGGCGCGCCGGCCGACATCGCCGTGCTGCGGCTCGAGGACCGCCCGCTGAGGGTCTGGGACTCGCGCGGGATCGAGAGGGTCGCCGAGCGGCGGTTCGCCTGCCTGCTCACGGTCAGGTCCGGCGAGGTCGCGTTCGCGAGCCCCGAGGTGCGCCTGGTCGGGGCTTGA
- a CDS encoding amidase — MSDQVPDPHAIVAAFAARAKLDLSADERARLVEYVRDTWDLADRLREVATPGLEGLREALPLRAAYANRPGRERAEELAPPPGPGRPRPVPDEVLLGSLTDAASALARGDLTPLDLVHAQLERIARYDGAVRSYVTVDGQGALAASARLTDELATQGLRSLLHGVPFGAKDSIPAAGLRCTYNSPLTRDWRPRRDAEAVRRLRAAGAVLVGKHNLNEFGWSLPREDDLNPPPRNPWLPEEYSVGSSSGGGAALASGLAMFALGTDGGGSARLPAGQHLLFGLKPGHGRVPSAGVSEGRVSEVSVLARAAEDAAAVLAALLIDPDEDGAAERLRLEPAAWVEHVRSSPRGLRVAVPEGYVAEVGMEDSVRAAFDATVRAVEDLGHEVVRLPPPTLSILRDGVRANFVVIAAEHYFDHEGPAKDRGRYGASAAFYNLPGACLTAADYLHALRVGELVRREVDAVLADVDVILTPTSPVTRTSTARNPETHRRGGNAAYTSPFNISGHPGVSLPVGLSDEGLPIGMQLVGSVGGEFELLRAARQLSGAFALPAFPDLDRMASLVAG, encoded by the coding sequence ATGTCCGACCAGGTTCCCGACCCGCACGCGATCGTCGCCGCGTTCGCCGCGCGAGCCAAGCTGGACCTGAGCGCCGACGAGCGGGCGCGGTTGGTGGAGTACGTGAGGGACACGTGGGACCTCGCCGACCGCCTGCGCGAGGTCGCGACGCCCGGCCTCGAGGGGCTGCGAGAGGCCCTGCCCCTGCGGGCCGCCTACGCGAACCGCCCAGGTCGGGAACGCGCGGAGGAGCTCGCGCCGCCGCCGGGACCCGGCCGGCCGCGGCCCGTGCCCGACGAAGTCCTCCTCGGCAGCCTCACCGACGCCGCGAGCGCGCTGGCCCGGGGCGACCTCACCCCGCTCGACCTCGTGCACGCCCAGCTCGAGCGGATCGCCCGCTACGACGGTGCCGTGCGCAGCTACGTCACCGTGGACGGGCAGGGCGCCCTGGCCGCGTCCGCCAGGCTCACCGACGAGCTGGCGACGCAAGGGCTGCGCAGCCTGCTGCACGGCGTACCGTTCGGCGCCAAGGACAGCATCCCGGCCGCGGGCCTGCGCTGCACGTACAACTCTCCGCTCACGCGCGACTGGCGCCCGCGACGCGACGCCGAGGCCGTGCGCCGCCTCCGCGCCGCCGGCGCCGTGCTGGTCGGGAAGCACAACCTCAACGAGTTCGGCTGGAGCCTGCCGCGCGAGGACGACCTCAACCCGCCGCCGCGGAACCCCTGGCTGCCCGAGGAGTACTCGGTCGGCTCGAGCAGCGGCGGCGGCGCGGCGCTGGCGTCCGGCCTGGCGATGTTCGCCCTCGGCACCGACGGCGGCGGCTCGGCACGCCTGCCCGCCGGGCAGCACCTGCTGTTCGGGCTCAAGCCGGGCCACGGACGGGTGCCGTCGGCGGGCGTCTCGGAGGGGCGCGTCTCCGAGGTCAGCGTGCTCGCCCGCGCCGCCGAGGACGCGGCGGCGGTACTGGCCGCCCTGCTGATCGACCCAGACGAGGACGGCGCCGCCGAGCGCCTGCGCCTGGAGCCGGCCGCCTGGGTCGAGCACGTGCGCTCCTCTCCGCGCGGGCTGCGCGTGGCCGTGCCCGAGGGCTACGTCGCCGAGGTGGGCATGGAGGACTCGGTGCGGGCGGCGTTCGACGCCACGGTGCGCGCCGTGGAGGACCTCGGCCACGAGGTGGTACGCCTGCCGCCGCCCACCTTGAGCATCCTCCGCGACGGCGTCAGGGCGAACTTCGTCGTCATCGCGGCCGAGCACTACTTCGACCACGAGGGGCCCGCCAAGGACCGCGGCCGCTACGGCGCCAGCGCCGCCTTCTACAACCTGCCCGGCGCCTGCCTCACCGCCGCCGACTACCTCCACGCCCTGCGCGTCGGCGAGCTGGTGCGCCGGGAGGTGGACGCGGTGCTCGCGGACGTAGACGTCATCCTCACGCCCACCAGCCCGGTGACGCGGACCTCGACAGCGCGGAACCCCGAGACGCACCGCCGCGGCGGCAACGCCGCCTACACCTCGCCCTTCAACATCTCCGGCCACCCGGGCGTGTCGCTGCCGGTCGGCCTGAGCGACGAGGGCCTGCCGATCGGCATGCAGCTCGTCGGGTCCGTGGGCGGCGAGTTCGAGCTGCTGCGCGCGGCGCGGCAGCTCTCCGGCGCCTTCGCGCTGCCGGCCTTCCCCGACCTGGACCGGATGGCGAGCCTGGTAGCGGGTTGA
- a CDS encoding GntR family transcriptional regulator has protein sequence MEQPLTAIRTERVTDTVYQVLRERIVEQQFPPGSKINVDEIARQLDVSRTPVHEALAMLATDGLVEVRPRRGTFVTEFTTTDYAETLDIRRALEVLACETACANATDADIAELQALVDGMPETVRNASSPAEAARVHDAKNLEFHLKLVGLSKNRRLIALYADLRAHLKIARAHVDATGWLARVPQETREHREIVRALARRDAEALKAALDAHLRRSAASLIGDITRAEGREPASKEAPVSPDATH, from the coding sequence ATGGAGCAGCCCCTCACAGCGATCCGCACCGAGCGCGTCACGGACACCGTCTACCAGGTCCTGCGCGAGCGCATCGTCGAGCAGCAGTTCCCGCCGGGGAGCAAGATCAACGTCGACGAGATCGCCAGGCAGCTCGACGTCAGCCGCACCCCGGTCCACGAGGCGCTGGCCATGCTGGCCACCGACGGCCTCGTGGAGGTGCGCCCGCGCCGCGGCACCTTCGTCACCGAGTTCACCACCACCGACTACGCCGAGACCCTCGACATCAGGCGGGCCCTCGAGGTGCTCGCCTGCGAGACCGCCTGCGCCAACGCGACCGACGCCGACATCGCCGAGCTGCAGGCGCTCGTCGACGGGATGCCGGAGACGGTCAGGAACGCCTCCAGCCCGGCCGAGGCCGCGCGCGTGCACGACGCGAAGAACCTCGAGTTCCACCTCAAGCTCGTCGGGCTCTCGAAGAACCGCCGCCTCATCGCCCTCTACGCCGACCTGCGCGCCCACCTGAAGATCGCCAGGGCGCACGTCGACGCCACGGGGTGGCTGGCGCGCGTGCCCCAGGAGACGCGCGAGCACCGGGAGATCGTGAGGGCCCTGGCCCGGCGCGACGCCGAGGCCCTGAAGGCCGCCCTGGACGCCCACCTCAGGCGCTCCGCCGCCTCGCTGATAGGTGACATCACGCGCGCCGAAGGGAGGGAACCAGCCAGCAAGGAAGCCCCGGTCTCCCCCGACGCAACCCACTAA